AAAGTAAATTACCTGATCCAAATGAAACGGGTAATGCAGGGAGTTTCTTTAAAAATCCAGTTGTCAGTTCAGAACATTTTGAGGAAATCAAAAAACATCACAAAAATCTACCGCACTTTCCACAAGCAGATGGCTCAGTGAAATTAGCGGCAGGCTGGCTGATTGATCAATGTAATCTTAAAGGTTTTCAAATAGGAGGGGCTGCGGTTCATAAAAAACAAGCATTAGTGTTAATTAACAAAAGTGGGGCAACAGGACAAGACGTAGTCAAACTTGCCCATCACGTTCGCCAAACTGTTGCAGAAAAATTCGGTGTATATTTGCAACCTGAAGTAAGATTTATCAGTGCAACTGGCGAAGTAAATAGCGAGCAAACTATCGCATAATTTTATAAACTAAGGATAACACTATGAACTTTAAAGAAATTTTAGAAACCTTGCCCAACATCGATCATCTAATGGGTTTAAATGTGATGAATGGAGAAACTATTATCCATAACATTCCTGCGATACAAGGTAAATTAGGATCGCTTCGCCTTTATAATGCGTTGGCTGAAAAATTTAACGGGAAATTAAACCGAACTTCCGCACAACAAGGTGTTGAATGGTTTGCAGAACACGTCGAAGATGCAAAAGCGAATCCAGGCAAACATCCAAACATTGATTTACTATTTAAAGTGGTTGATGAAAATCTTAATTTAACCCTCATTCCACTTTGCTAATTAATCAGAGTTATTTAGAATAATTGAACTTTTGATTGATAAACCCTGTCTTATTAACAAATTGGTTCAATAAGATAGCTTATTGTGCTATAACTAAGTACATTGATTGGCAAAAGCCAAAATAAAGAAGGGAAACGATGGATAAAGAAACACAAATGATGTTAGTTCCTCAAGGCAGTATCGAAGGTTATATTCGTGCGGCAAATGAATATCCGATGCTGACCGCAGAGGAAGAAAAGGAATTGGCAGAACGTTTGTATTATCACGAGGATTTAGATGCTGCGAAAAAACTCATTTTGTCGCATCTTCGTTTCGTGATCCATGTTGCACGTGGCTATTCTGGCTATGGCTTGCCTCAAGCGGATTTAATCCAAGAAGGCAATATCGGGTTAATGAAAGCGGTAAAACGTTTTAACCCTGAAGTTGGTGTACGTTTGGTGTCATTCGCCGTACATTGGATTAAAGCGGAAATCCACGAATATGTGCTTCGTAACTGGCGTATCGTAAAAGTAGCGACCACGAAGGCTCAACGTAAATTATTTTTCAACCTACGCAAAACTAAACAACGTTTAGGTTGGTTCAATGAAAATGAAGTTGATATGGTGGCAAATGAATTGGGTGTTTCCAAAGAAGATGTGATCGAAATGGAATCGCGTATGAGCGGTGCCGATGTAG
The Haemophilus influenzae DNA segment above includes these coding regions:
- a CDS encoding DUF2322 family protein — protein: MNFKEILETLPNIDHLMGLNVMNGETIIHNIPAIQGKLGSLRLYNALAEKFNGKLNRTSAQQGVEWFAEHVEDAKANPGKHPNIDLLFKVVDENLNLTLIPLC
- the rpoH gene encoding RNA polymerase sigma factor RpoH, producing MDKETQMMLVPQGSIEGYIRAANEYPMLTAEEEKELAERLYYHEDLDAAKKLILSHLRFVIHVARGYSGYGLPQADLIQEGNIGLMKAVKRFNPEVGVRLVSFAVHWIKAEIHEYVLRNWRIVKVATTKAQRKLFFNLRKTKQRLGWFNENEVDMVANELGVSKEDVIEMESRMSGADVGFDLPTDDAETETYSPSLYLEDKSSNFAAELENENFESQATEQLSTALQSLDARSQDIIKARWLDDNKATLHDLAAKYNVSAERIRQLETNALKKLKSAVNF